A single window of Cellulomonas sp. NTE-D12 DNA harbors:
- a CDS encoding NAD-dependent malic enzyme, whose product MVAAPSVSSSITARLKVTARPTAVSELTTAIETAGGIVTALDVQSSGHEQMTVDVTCATRGEEHAATIVAGLEQLHGVVVERVSDRTFLMHLGGKLSIESKVPLRTRDDLSMAYTPGVARVCEAIAAHPEDARRLTIKRNTIAVVTDGTAVLGLGDIGPLAALPVMEGKAVLFKRFADIDAFPIALDTTDVDQIVETVVAIAPVFAGINLEDISAPRCFEVERRLRERLDIPVFHDDQHGTAIVVVAALTNALKVVDKAIGDVRIVLSGAGAAGTAVLRLLLAAGARDVVVADIEGVVHPARPGLAPSLLWTAESTNPRGVTGTIAQALAGADVFIGVSAPDVITGDDVATMADDAIVFALANPRPEVDPDDAAQHAAVVGTGRSDFANQINNVLAFPGVFRGLLDAQSHKVTEHMLLAAANALASVVRDDELNPTYIVPSVFNPEVTRVVAAAVANAARLAEWG is encoded by the coding sequence ATGGTGGCAGCCCCCAGCGTCTCGTCGTCCATCACCGCGCGCCTGAAGGTGACGGCGCGCCCGACGGCGGTCAGCGAGCTGACCACCGCGATCGAGACCGCCGGCGGCATCGTCACGGCGCTCGACGTGCAGTCCTCGGGCCACGAGCAGATGACGGTCGACGTCACGTGCGCGACGCGCGGCGAGGAGCACGCGGCGACCATCGTCGCGGGCCTCGAGCAGCTGCACGGCGTCGTCGTCGAGCGGGTCTCCGACCGGACGTTCCTCATGCACCTCGGCGGCAAGCTGTCGATCGAGTCCAAGGTGCCGCTGCGCACCCGCGACGACCTGTCCATGGCCTACACCCCGGGCGTGGCCCGGGTGTGCGAGGCGATCGCGGCGCACCCGGAGGACGCCCGACGGCTGACGATCAAGCGCAACACCATCGCGGTGGTGACCGACGGCACCGCCGTGCTGGGCCTCGGCGACATCGGCCCGCTGGCGGCGCTGCCCGTGATGGAGGGCAAGGCGGTGCTGTTCAAGCGGTTCGCCGACATCGACGCGTTCCCGATCGCCCTGGACACCACGGACGTCGACCAGATCGTCGAGACGGTGGTGGCGATCGCGCCGGTGTTCGCCGGCATCAACCTCGAGGACATCAGCGCGCCGCGGTGCTTCGAGGTGGAGCGCCGCCTGCGCGAGCGCCTGGACATCCCGGTGTTCCACGACGACCAGCACGGCACGGCGATCGTGGTGGTCGCGGCGCTGACCAACGCGCTGAAGGTGGTCGACAAGGCGATCGGCGACGTGCGGATCGTGCTGTCCGGCGCGGGCGCTGCCGGGACCGCGGTGCTGAGGCTGCTGCTCGCGGCGGGGGCTCGCGACGTGGTCGTAGCGGACATCGAGGGCGTGGTGCACCCCGCGCGGCCCGGGCTGGCACCGTCGTTGCTCTGGACGGCGGAGAGCACCAACCCGCGCGGCGTCACGGGCACGATCGCGCAGGCACTGGCCGGGGCCGACGTGTTCATCGGCGTCAGCGCACCGGACGTGATCACGGGTGACGACGTGGCGACGATGGCCGACGACGCCATCGTCTTCGCGCTGGCGAACCCCCGACCCGAGGTGGACCCGGACGACGCCGCGCAGCACGCCGCGGTGGTCGGCACCGGCCGGTCCGACTTCGCCAACCAGATCAACAACGTGCTGGCCTTCCCCGGGGTGTTCCGGGGGCTGCTCGACGCGCAGTCGCACAAGGTGACCGAGCACATGCTGCTCGCGGCGGCCAACGCCCTCGCGTCCGTGGTGCGCGACGACGAGCTCAACCCGACGTACATCGTCCCCAGCGTGTTCAACCCGGAGGTCACCCGCGTGGTCGCCGCCGCCGTGGCGAACGCCGCACGACTCGCCGAGTGGGGCTGA
- a CDS encoding DEAD/DEAH box helicase, which translates to MTHVRHLPSRPGRTVDWPAWADPALVAGYRRLGVEAPWAHQAEAADAAWSGRHTVLATSTGSGKSLAFWLPALSAVRAAGTDAATGADRGRIETVRRRATTLYLCPTKALAADQLAGLERLLRAAELRDVRVATCDGDTSREERRWVREYADVVLTNPDLLHVTLLPQHQRWSRVLSSLQYVVLDECHAFRGVFGAHVALVLRRLRRVAAAYGAYPTFVMASATTADPAASAARLIGVGPDEVRAITDDASPAGTKTVVLWEPPELPGSDAPWSALLPEDDPWAQVSVVPAAVPVPAAARGVVAAQAPAAGQALEVAQVAAQASRAPETPLAGLPSGPLGTGEQLVVERTDAPRRTATAEVAELLADLVAAGARSLAFTRSRRGAESVAATARAHLERSAPELAGRVSAYRGGYLPEERRALERAIGTGQLRGLATTNALELGVDISGLDAVLIAGWPGTRVSLWQQAGRAGRAGADGLVAFVAREDPLDTYLVHHPEAVLDAPVEATVFDPGNPYVLAPHLCAAAAEVPLRTDELAMFGPAAPALLDELVERGALRRRASGWYWTHAEPASGLTDLRGTGGDPVRVVESGTGRLLGTVDTASADSTVHEGAVYVHQGATFVVDELSLDDGIALVTRRDVDYGTWARWVTTTQIREVRQELAWGPVTWGFGDVDVTSQVLGYQRKRVPDLQVLGSSELDLPARTLRTTAVWWTAPPEVLEAAGVTLEQTPGALHAAEHASIGLLPLLATCDRWDLGGLSTAVHVDTGTATVFVHDAYPGGAGFAERGFGLGAVWLRATRDAIASCPCGYGCPACVQSPKCGNGNDPLDKAAAIRLLDVVLAHAPSSTAGRTPSDLGPTVDRAGSQPS; encoded by the coding sequence ATGACGCACGTCCGGCACCTGCCGAGCCGGCCCGGTCGCACCGTGGACTGGCCGGCCTGGGCCGACCCAGCGCTGGTCGCTGGCTACCGGCGGCTCGGGGTCGAGGCGCCCTGGGCGCACCAGGCCGAGGCGGCGGACGCCGCGTGGTCCGGCAGGCACACCGTGCTCGCGACGTCCACCGGCTCGGGCAAGTCGCTGGCGTTCTGGCTGCCCGCGCTCAGCGCCGTGCGGGCCGCGGGCACGGACGCCGCGACGGGCGCCGACCGGGGCCGGATCGAGACCGTCCGCCGACGCGCCACGACCCTCTACCTGTGCCCGACCAAGGCGCTGGCCGCCGACCAGCTCGCCGGGCTCGAACGGCTGCTGCGCGCCGCCGAGCTGCGCGACGTCCGCGTCGCGACCTGCGACGGCGACACCTCCCGCGAGGAACGTCGTTGGGTGCGCGAGTACGCCGACGTGGTGCTGACCAACCCCGACCTGCTGCACGTCACCCTGCTGCCGCAGCACCAGCGGTGGTCGCGCGTGCTCTCCTCGCTGCAGTACGTGGTGCTCGACGAGTGCCACGCGTTCCGCGGTGTGTTCGGCGCGCACGTGGCGCTGGTGCTGCGCCGGTTGCGACGGGTCGCAGCGGCGTACGGGGCGTACCCCACCTTCGTGATGGCGTCCGCCACCACCGCTGACCCGGCGGCGAGCGCCGCACGGTTGATCGGCGTGGGCCCCGACGAGGTGCGGGCGATCACCGACGACGCGTCGCCGGCCGGCACCAAGACGGTGGTGCTGTGGGAGCCGCCCGAGCTGCCGGGGTCCGATGCGCCGTGGTCGGCGCTGCTGCCGGAGGACGACCCCTGGGCACAGGTCTCGGTCGTGCCGGCCGCCGTGCCGGTGCCGGCGGCGGCGCGGGGGGTTGTAGCGGCACAGGCGCCCGCGGCGGGGCAGGCCCTCGAGGTGGCGCAGGTGGCGGCGCAGGCGTCGCGCGCGCCTGAGACACCGCTCGCGGGCCTGCCGTCGGGCCCGCTCGGCACCGGCGAGCAGCTGGTGGTGGAGCGCACCGACGCGCCTCGGCGCACGGCGACCGCCGAGGTGGCGGAGCTCCTGGCGGACCTCGTCGCCGCCGGTGCCCGCAGCCTCGCGTTCACCCGCTCACGCCGAGGAGCGGAGTCCGTGGCCGCCACAGCACGCGCCCACCTGGAGCGCAGCGCGCCAGAGCTGGCTGGACGGGTCTCGGCGTACCGCGGCGGCTACCTCCCCGAGGAGCGGCGCGCGCTGGAGCGGGCGATCGGCACGGGCCAGCTTCGCGGGCTCGCCACGACCAACGCCCTGGAGCTGGGCGTGGACATCTCCGGCCTCGACGCGGTGCTGATCGCCGGCTGGCCCGGCACCCGCGTGTCCTTGTGGCAGCAGGCCGGTCGCGCCGGCCGGGCCGGCGCCGACGGGCTCGTCGCGTTCGTCGCCCGCGAGGACCCTCTCGACACCTACCTGGTGCACCATCCGGAGGCGGTGCTCGATGCACCCGTCGAAGCCACCGTCTTCGACCCGGGCAACCCCTACGTGCTCGCGCCGCACCTCTGCGCCGCAGCGGCCGAGGTGCCGCTGCGCACGGACGAGCTGGCGATGTTCGGACCGGCCGCGCCGGCGCTGCTGGACGAGCTGGTGGAGCGGGGCGCCCTGCGCCGCCGAGCCTCCGGGTGGTACTGGACCCACGCCGAGCCGGCGAGCGGGCTGACCGACCTGCGCGGCACCGGTGGTGACCCGGTACGGGTGGTCGAGTCCGGCACCGGCCGACTGCTGGGCACGGTGGACACCGCGTCCGCCGACTCCACGGTGCACGAGGGCGCCGTCTACGTGCACCAGGGCGCGACCTTCGTCGTCGACGAGCTGTCCCTGGACGACGGCATCGCCCTGGTGACGCGCCGCGACGTGGACTACGGCACGTGGGCCCGCTGGGTCACCACGACGCAGATCCGGGAGGTCCGTCAGGAGCTGGCGTGGGGGCCGGTGACGTGGGGCTTCGGGGACGTGGACGTCACCAGCCAGGTGCTCGGCTACCAACGCAAGCGCGTCCCGGACCTGCAGGTGCTCGGCTCGTCCGAGCTGGACCTGCCCGCACGGACCCTGCGCACCACCGCCGTCTGGTGGACCGCACCGCCGGAGGTCCTCGAGGCCGCCGGCGTGACGCTGGAGCAGACGCCGGGCGCCCTGCACGCCGCCGAGCACGCCTCGATCGGCCTGCTGCCCCTGCTGGCGACGTGCGACCGCTGGGACCTCGGCGGCCTGTCGACGGCCGTGCACGTCGACACCGGCACCGCCACCGTCTTCGTGCACGACGCGTACCCCGGGGGCGCCGGGTTCGCCGAGCGCGGGTTCGGTCTCGGCGCCGTCTGGCTGCGGGCCACCCGTGACGCGATCGCGTCCTGCCCGTGCGGCTACGGGTGCCCCGCCTGCGTCCAGTCGCCCAAGTGCGGCAACGGCAACGACCCCCTCGACAAGGCGGCTGCGATCCGGCTGCTCGACGTGGTGCTGGCGCACGCACCGAGCTCGACGGCCGGTCGAACGCCATCCGACCTGGGTCCGACGGTCGATAGAGCGGGGTCCCAGCCGAGCTGA
- a CDS encoding pilus assembly protein FlpE, whose protein sequence is MSSSRVLLPPGPAGAVAVAGPGQGAAVVGVVGARGGAGTSTLAALTAARLARRTSTVLVDLDCRGGGLDVTVGVEDADGARWPELAGARGDVPGEDVLALLPRWGGCAVLSADRDGSDPDPGLVTDVLHALTGVVGAIVLDLPRGGASAGAAVLGACDVVVVVARRDLRSVAGTLAVRPRLAAAGASAGLVVLGRGPGGLSVAELSAAVDLPVLWAGGTTRRLARAAERGVLPSRGTAVRAARAVAAQVEASWLLG, encoded by the coding sequence ATGTCGTCGAGCAGGGTGCTGCTGCCCCCCGGGCCGGCGGGAGCCGTCGCCGTCGCTGGGCCCGGGCAGGGTGCCGCCGTCGTCGGCGTGGTGGGAGCCCGTGGCGGTGCCGGTACGTCCACGCTGGCGGCGCTGACCGCGGCCCGGCTGGCCCGCCGCACCAGCACGGTGCTGGTCGACCTCGACTGCCGGGGCGGCGGCCTGGACGTCACCGTCGGGGTGGAGGACGCCGACGGTGCGCGGTGGCCGGAGCTGGCGGGCGCGCGTGGCGACGTGCCGGGTGAGGACGTGCTCGCGCTGCTGCCGCGGTGGGGCGGCTGCGCGGTGCTCAGCGCCGACCGGGACGGTTCGGACCCCGACCCCGGTCTGGTGACCGACGTGCTGCACGCGCTGACGGGCGTCGTCGGCGCGATCGTGCTGGACCTGCCGCGGGGCGGCGCGTCGGCCGGCGCCGCCGTGCTGGGGGCGTGCGACGTCGTGGTCGTGGTGGCGCGGCGGGACCTCAGGTCGGTCGCGGGCACCCTTGCCGTTCGGCCCCGGCTGGCCGCGGCGGGCGCGTCGGCGGGGCTGGTCGTCCTCGGGCGAGGTCCCGGCGGGCTCTCCGTGGCGGAGCTCTCGGCCGCGGTCGACCTCCCCGTGCTCTGGGCCGGCGGCACGACGCGGCGGCTCGCGCGCGCGGCGGAGCGGGGCGTGCTGCCGAGCAGGGGGACGGCCGTGCGCGCGGCGCGCGCGGTCGCGGCGCAGGTCGAGGCGTCGTGGCTGCTCGGATGA
- a CDS encoding Rv3654c family TadE-like protein, with product MSTPPGRVPPAWRRLPHGDRGSGTVLVLGVAAVVVLVAGLLGVLAASFLGHARAQAAADLAALAAAERLQRESVFPDATEPVSAPAGGPCVLAAAVAERNGGRTTGCETGASGTAGFGTVTVQVTVDGPAGAARARARAGPSPVAAGPRAP from the coding sequence GTGAGCACGCCACCCGGGCGAGTCCCGCCGGCGTGGCGACGGCTTCCGCACGGCGACCGTGGGTCCGGAACCGTCCTGGTTCTCGGTGTGGCCGCGGTGGTCGTCCTGGTCGCGGGGCTGCTCGGCGTGCTCGCGGCGTCGTTCCTCGGGCACGCACGTGCACAGGCGGCTGCCGACCTCGCGGCGCTCGCGGCCGCGGAACGGCTGCAGCGGGAGTCCGTCTTCCCCGACGCCACCGAGCCCGTGTCCGCACCGGCCGGGGGCCCGTGCGTCCTCGCCGCTGCCGTCGCCGAGCGTAACGGCGGCCGCACGACGGGGTGCGAGACGGGCGCGTCCGGGACGGCAGGGTTCGGGACGGTGACCGTGCAGGTGACGGTGGACGGGCCTGCCGGCGCCGCGCGAGCGCGCGCCCGCGCGGGGCCGAGCCCGGTTGCGGCCGGCCCGCGGGCGCCGTGA
- a CDS encoding TadA family conjugal transfer-associated ATPase, with product MSAGRLVARDALPGSAGRGAAVLAGNGLTALAERVRARLQDGLGAPPASSTSAASGRSADDSVGTVPSDELLAALVGDAVHQEGTLLGPSALATAVREVRAVLFGAGPLQRWLDDPLVTDVLVNGPADVWVERAGRLVRTDADLGSVADVRDLAVRLAASGGRRLDDATATVDARLPDGTRLHAVLPPLAGSCTVLSLRVLRRQPFTLDELVDRGTLAPAVAPLLQALVHRRANLLLSGPTGSGKTTLLAALLTAVPPDQRIVVVEEAGELWPDHPHVVHLTTRNANVDGAGAVDLARLVREALRMRPDRLVLGEARGAEIREVLAALNTGHEGGCATLHANTAADVPARLEAMAALAGMSRDALAAQAVSAVDAVLHLRRAGPDRAQRRLSEVGVVRRADDGSLVVETAVRCSGGGAVERGPAWDRLAALLDRTAS from the coding sequence ATGAGTGCCGGGCGGCTGGTGGCTCGGGACGCGCTGCCCGGCTCGGCGGGCCGTGGTGCGGCGGTGCTGGCGGGCAACGGCCTGACGGCCCTCGCCGAGCGGGTGCGTGCGCGGCTGCAGGACGGGCTCGGAGCACCACCGGCGTCCTCGACCTCTGCCGCGTCCGGTCGCAGCGCCGACGACAGCGTCGGGACGGTGCCGTCGGACGAGCTCCTGGCTGCGCTGGTCGGGGACGCGGTGCACCAGGAGGGCACCCTGCTCGGCCCGTCCGCTCTGGCCACGGCCGTGCGGGAGGTCCGTGCGGTGCTGTTCGGCGCCGGGCCGCTGCAGCGGTGGCTCGACGACCCGCTGGTCACCGACGTGCTGGTCAACGGACCGGCCGACGTGTGGGTGGAGCGCGCCGGGCGGCTGGTGCGGACCGACGCGGACCTCGGCTCGGTGGCCGACGTGCGGGACCTGGCCGTCCGCCTGGCGGCATCGGGCGGCCGGCGGCTCGACGACGCGACGGCGACGGTCGACGCCCGTCTGCCCGACGGCACGCGGCTGCACGCGGTGCTGCCGCCGCTGGCGGGGTCGTGCACGGTGCTGAGCCTGCGCGTGCTGCGTCGGCAGCCGTTCACGTTGGACGAGCTGGTCGACCGCGGCACCCTGGCCCCCGCCGTCGCACCGCTGCTGCAGGCGCTGGTCCACCGCCGGGCCAACCTGCTGCTGTCCGGCCCGACGGGCTCCGGCAAGACGACCCTGCTCGCAGCGCTCCTGACGGCCGTCCCGCCGGACCAGCGGATCGTGGTCGTGGAGGAGGCCGGCGAGCTGTGGCCGGACCACCCGCACGTCGTCCACCTCACCACCCGCAACGCCAACGTCGACGGGGCCGGCGCGGTGGACCTCGCACGGCTCGTCCGGGAGGCCCTGCGGATGCGTCCCGACCGACTCGTCCTGGGAGAAGCTCGCGGCGCCGAGATCCGGGAGGTGCTCGCGGCCCTGAACACCGGGCACGAGGGTGGTTGCGCGACGCTGCACGCCAACACGGCGGCCGACGTCCCGGCGCGGCTCGAGGCGATGGCGGCCCTCGCCGGGATGTCGCGGGACGCCCTTGCGGCCCAGGCCGTCAGCGCCGTCGACGCGGTGCTGCACCTGCGCCGCGCCGGTCCGGACCGGGCGCAGCGCCGGCTGAGCGAGGTCGGGGTGGTGCGCCGGGCCGACGACGGGTCGCTGGTCGTCGAGACCGCCGTGCGCTGCAGCGGTGGGGGAGCCGTGGAGCGCGGCCCGGCGTGGGACCGCCTCGCAGCACTCCTCGACCGGACCGCATCGTGA
- a CDS encoding HAD-IB family hydrolase, with protein sequence MSAAAEEPAGGPTADRTADPTADRAPADPHRAAAFFDLDKTIIATSSATAFSRPFLAGGLLTRRAMLRAAYAQFLYQVGGADEVQTERMRAQLSRMVTGWDVDQVTAIVERTLHESIDPAVYAEAVVLIDEHHRAGRDVIVVSASGRELVEPIARLLGADGVIATHMRVAGGRYTGLIDFYAYGPAKAEAMANLAHRRGYDLQASYAYSDSITDEPMLAAVGHAAVVNPDRALRRLAEERGWETLRFVRPVSLRLMSRRDSRTAAAAVLLLLATGAVVWVLAARRRRGGGRAGH encoded by the coding sequence ATGAGCGCCGCCGCCGAGGAGCCCGCGGGCGGCCCCACCGCCGACCGCACCGCCGACCCGACCGCCGACCGCGCACCGGCCGACCCGCACCGGGCGGCGGCCTTCTTCGACCTCGACAAGACGATCATCGCCACCTCGTCGGCCACGGCCTTCTCGCGCCCGTTCCTCGCCGGCGGGCTGCTGACCAGGCGCGCGATGCTGCGCGCCGCGTACGCCCAGTTCCTCTACCAGGTGGGCGGTGCGGACGAGGTGCAGACGGAGCGCATGCGCGCCCAGCTGTCCCGGATGGTGACGGGCTGGGACGTGGACCAGGTGACGGCCATCGTCGAGCGGACGCTGCACGAGTCGATCGACCCGGCGGTGTACGCGGAGGCCGTGGTGCTGATCGACGAGCACCACCGCGCCGGGCGGGACGTGATCGTGGTGTCGGCGTCGGGCCGGGAGCTGGTGGAGCCGATCGCGCGGCTGCTCGGCGCGGACGGCGTGATCGCCACGCACATGCGCGTCGCGGGCGGGCGGTACACGGGGCTGATCGACTTCTACGCGTACGGGCCGGCCAAGGCGGAGGCGATGGCCAACCTCGCCCACCGCAGGGGGTACGACCTGCAGGCCAGCTACGCGTACTCCGACTCGATCACCGACGAGCCGATGCTCGCCGCCGTCGGCCACGCCGCCGTGGTGAATCCCGACCGGGCCCTGCGCCGGCTCGCCGAGGAGCGGGGCTGGGAGACGCTGCGGTTCGTCCGGCCGGTGTCGCTCCGGCTGATGTCGCGCCGCGACTCCCGGACGGCGGCGGCCGCCGTGCTGCTCCTCCTGGCGACGGGCGCCGTGGTGTGGGTCCTCGCGGCCCGGCGACGCCGGGGCGGCGGACGGGCCGGCCACTGA
- a CDS encoding TadE family type IV pilus minor pilin, whose translation MELAVGLVGVVVLLGLVLLLTTAAATQLRCTEAARAGARSAALGEDDAAVLGVVRRSAGDGAGVAVVRADGWVTVTVDRPVTGAWGLGGLEARARSSTPVEP comes from the coding sequence GTGGAGCTCGCCGTCGGTCTGGTCGGTGTGGTGGTGCTCCTCGGGCTGGTGCTGCTGCTCACCACGGCGGCCGCCACTCAGCTGCGGTGCACCGAGGCAGCGCGTGCCGGTGCGCGCAGCGCCGCGCTCGGTGAGGACGACGCCGCCGTGCTGGGCGTCGTCAGACGCTCAGCCGGGGACGGTGCCGGTGTCGCCGTGGTCCGCGCCGACGGGTGGGTGACGGTGACGGTCGACCGGCCCGTGACCGGCGCATGGGGCCTCGGAGGTCTCGAGGCGCGGGCGCGCAGCAGCACACCGGTGGAGCCGTGA
- a CDS encoding type II secretion system F family protein, protein MSGGPVLLVVLVVLGSVPWWCAGGRVRSVGRRPGAVREHGADADRRRPGGGCGWRRLGPVGARRGSGALDVDPDPALLLDLVAAALAAGAPMPRALSTVADALPGRVGAPLRRAAGALALGSSWQAAWADAPSAARAVADALEPTAAAGASPVPLLRAAAAASRRRRRSAGRAAAGRLGVWLVLPLGLCFLPAFLLLGVVPVVLSIAGRVLG, encoded by the coding sequence GTGAGCGGCGGCCCCGTGCTGCTCGTGGTGCTCGTGGTGCTCGGCAGCGTCCCGTGGTGGTGCGCTGGTGGCCGGGTGCGGTCGGTCGGTCGACGGCCAGGCGCGGTGCGGGAGCACGGCGCCGACGCCGACCGGCGACGCCCGGGGGGCGGTTGCGGGTGGCGTCGGCTGGGACCGGTGGGTGCACGGCGCGGGTCCGGGGCGCTGGATGTCGATCCGGACCCGGCGCTGCTGCTCGACCTGGTCGCAGCCGCACTGGCGGCGGGTGCGCCGATGCCGCGAGCACTGTCGACCGTCGCCGACGCGCTACCCGGACGTGTCGGTGCTCCACTGCGCCGCGCAGCGGGTGCGCTGGCGCTCGGCTCGTCGTGGCAGGCCGCGTGGGCGGACGCGCCATCGGCAGCCCGTGCGGTGGCGGACGCGCTGGAGCCCACGGCCGCAGCCGGGGCGTCACCGGTGCCGCTCCTGCGCGCCGCCGCCGCGGCGTCACGTCGCCGTCGCCGGTCTGCCGGTCGAGCGGCTGCCGGACGGCTCGGCGTCTGGCTGGTGCTGCCCCTGGGCCTGTGCTTCCTGCCGGCCTTCCTGCTGCTCGGCGTGGTGCCGGTGGTGCTGTCGATCGCCGGCCGGGTGCTCGGGTGA
- a CDS encoding ribonucleoside triphosphate reductase: MVEVGSSIEEYLDRSDWRVNANANQGYSLGGLILNTAGKMVANYWLSHVYPAEIGTAHREGDIHIHDLDMLSGYCAGWSLRTLLQEGLNGVPGKVEATGPKHFSSAIGQIVNFLGTMQNEWAGAQAFSSFDTYMAPFVRLDQLTYEQVRQGIQELIYNLNVPSRWGTQTPFTNLTFDWTCPEDLKEQVPFVGDEPCDFTYGELQVEMDMINRAYMEVMTAGDASGRVFTFPIPTYNITKDFPWESENAERLFAMTAKYGLPYFQNFINSDMNPGDVRSMCCRLQLDLRELLKRGNGLFGSAEQTGSVGVVTVNMARLGFLHPGDEAGLITALDRLLELARTSLELKRDVIGRLLDEGLFPYTKRYLGSLENHFSTIGVNGINEMIRNFTGDEYDLTDPRGHQLALRILDHVRGRMVEFQEETGHLYNLEATPAEGTTYRFAKEDRKRFAGILQAGTDANPYYTNSSQLPVGFTDDPFEALARQDELQTKYTGGTVLHLYMSERISTADACRELVKRSLSSFRLPYMTITPTFSICPNHGYLAGEHHTCPRCAEAHPDAAPVECEVWTRVMGYFRPVSSFNVGKKGEQAERVSFEERVAFGADPGMHAYAHDEIVGAGEPVAVGA; this comes from the coding sequence ATGGTCGAGGTCGGCTCCTCCATCGAGGAGTACCTGGACCGCAGCGACTGGCGGGTCAACGCCAACGCGAACCAGGGGTACTCCCTGGGCGGTCTGATCCTCAACACCGCCGGGAAGATGGTGGCCAACTACTGGCTGTCCCACGTGTACCCGGCCGAGATCGGCACGGCCCACCGCGAGGGCGACATCCACATCCACGACCTCGACATGCTGAGCGGCTACTGCGCCGGCTGGTCGCTGCGCACGCTGCTGCAGGAGGGTCTCAACGGCGTGCCGGGCAAGGTCGAGGCGACCGGCCCCAAGCACTTCTCGTCCGCCATCGGCCAGATCGTCAACTTCCTCGGCACCATGCAGAACGAGTGGGCCGGCGCCCAGGCCTTCAGCTCGTTCGACACGTACATGGCCCCGTTCGTGCGGCTGGACCAGCTCACCTACGAGCAGGTGCGCCAGGGGATCCAGGAGCTGATCTACAACCTGAACGTCCCCAGCCGCTGGGGCACGCAGACGCCCTTCACCAACCTGACGTTCGACTGGACGTGCCCGGAGGACCTCAAGGAGCAGGTGCCGTTCGTCGGCGACGAGCCGTGCGACTTCACGTACGGCGAGCTGCAGGTCGAGATGGACATGATCAACCGGGCGTACATGGAGGTGATGACGGCCGGCGACGCGTCGGGCCGTGTGTTCACCTTCCCGATCCCCACGTACAACATCACCAAGGACTTCCCGTGGGAGTCGGAGAACGCCGAGCGGCTGTTCGCCATGACGGCGAAGTACGGGCTGCCGTACTTCCAGAACTTCATCAACTCGGACATGAACCCCGGCGACGTGCGGTCCATGTGCTGCCGGCTGCAGCTGGACCTGCGTGAGCTGCTCAAGCGGGGCAACGGCCTGTTCGGCTCGGCGGAGCAGACGGGCTCCGTCGGCGTGGTGACGGTCAACATGGCGCGCCTCGGCTTCCTGCACCCGGGCGACGAGGCCGGTCTCATCACGGCGCTCGACCGCCTGCTCGAGCTGGCCCGCACCTCGCTCGAGCTCAAGCGGGACGTGATCGGCCGGCTGCTCGACGAGGGTCTGTTCCCCTACACCAAGCGGTACCTCGGCTCGCTCGAGAACCACTTCTCCACGATCGGCGTCAACGGGATCAACGAGATGATCCGCAACTTCACCGGTGACGAGTACGACCTCACCGACCCGCGCGGCCACCAGCTGGCGCTGCGCATCCTCGACCACGTGCGGGGCCGGATGGTCGAGTTCCAGGAGGAGACGGGTCACCTGTACAACCTCGAGGCGACGCCCGCCGAGGGGACCACGTACCGGTTCGCCAAGGAGGACCGCAAGCGGTTCGCGGGCATCCTGCAGGCCGGCACGGACGCCAACCCGTACTACACCAACTCCTCGCAGCTGCCGGTCGGCTTCACCGACGACCCGTTCGAGGCGCTGGCCCGGCAGGACGAGCTCCAGACCAAGTACACCGGCGGCACGGTGCTGCACCTGTACATGTCGGAGCGGATCAGCACGGCGGACGCCTGTCGCGAGCTGGTGAAGCGGTCGCTGTCGAGCTTCCGCCTGCCGTACATGACCATCACGCCGACGTTCTCCATCTGCCCGAACCACGGCTACCTGGCCGGCGAGCACCACACGTGCCCGCGCTGCGCGGAGGCGCACCCGGACGCCGCGCCGGTGGAGTGCGAGGTGTGGACGCGCGTCATGGGCTACTTCCGGCCCGTGAGCTCGTTCAACGTCGGCAAGAAGGGTGAGCAGGCGGAGCGCGTCTCGTTCGAGGAGCGGGTCGCGTTCGGTGCGGACCCCGGCATGCACGCGTACGCGCACGACGAGATCGTCGGCGCGGGCGAGCCCGTCGCGGTGGGTGCATGA
- a CDS encoding DUF4244 domain-containing protein, with translation MGADVIGVGVAEAGATGADVTSAGSARAGATSAGAGGGLGVGPLRGFARWVVARVRALRSGARDAGMATAEYAIATLAAVGFAGLLVAILRSDEVRGLLLGIVRRALSS, from the coding sequence ATGGGTGCGGATGTGATCGGTGTAGGTGTGGCCGAGGCCGGGGCGACCGGTGCTGACGTGACGAGCGCGGGGTCGGCGCGTGCCGGCGCGACGAGCGCGGGCGCGGGGGGCGGCCTCGGCGTCGGGCCGCTCAGGGGCTTCGCACGGTGGGTCGTCGCGAGGGTGCGCGCGCTGCGGTCGGGTGCGCGGGACGCCGGGATGGCGACCGCGGAGTACGCGATCGCCACGCTTGCCGCGGTCGGGTTCGCCGGGCTGCTGGTGGCCATCCTGCGCAGCGACGAGGTGCGCGGACTCCTGCTCGGCATCGTGCGGCGCGCACTCTCGTCGTGA